Proteins co-encoded in one Campylobacter jejuni genomic window:
- a CDS encoding VacJ family lipoprotein yields MRIKFISFILIFFTIFAFAKEQNLDDFEQEYQNYQVNDPLSGYNKAMTSFNVALYDYGLRPVLKGYNAITPEFIRLGVRNFFDNLLAPLRFIGNVLQFKFEEAGEEFKRFTANTIMGFGGLMDVASKMGLKKHPADLGTVLAHWGVGSGFHIVLPILGPSNLRDTLALPATWYASFTAYIDPTWASIAISAYGFGNELSFRLDEIDEIYHNTPNLYPFLRDAYEQRRNELSK; encoded by the coding sequence TTGAGAATAAAATTTATATCTTTTATTTTAATTTTTTTTACTATTTTTGCTTTTGCTAAAGAACAAAATTTAGATGATTTTGAACAAGAATACCAAAACTATCAAGTAAACGATCCACTTTCAGGATATAACAAAGCTATGACAAGCTTTAATGTGGCTTTGTATGATTATGGTTTGCGTCCCGTTCTTAAGGGCTATAACGCTATCACTCCTGAATTTATAAGATTAGGAGTAAGAAATTTCTTTGATAATTTACTTGCTCCTTTGCGTTTTATAGGCAATGTTTTGCAGTTTAAATTTGAAGAAGCGGGAGAAGAATTTAAAAGATTTACCGCCAATACCATTATGGGCTTTGGTGGACTTATGGATGTGGCATCAAAAATGGGTCTTAAAAAACATCCCGCGGACTTAGGAACCGTTTTGGCTCACTGGGGTGTAGGAAGCGGTTTTCATATTGTCTTACCTATACTCGGCCCTAGTAATCTTAGAGATACTCTTGCTTTACCTGCAACTTGGTATGCAAGTTTTACCGCTTACATTGATCCTACTTGGGCAAGTATAGCTATAAGTGCTTATGGATTTGGTAATGAACTTAGTTTTAGACTTGATGAAATTGATGAAATTTATCACAACACGCCTAATTTATATCCATTCTTGCGTGATGCTTACGAGCAAAGACGCAATGAACTTAGCAAATAA
- a CDS encoding MFS transporter — MLNNVLPLSFIVGTRFFGLFIVLPVLSLYALKLEGANEFLVGLLVGVYALTQMILQMPFGILSDKIGRKKTMLIGLIIFIIGSLICSFAENIYIMLLGRMLQGAGAIGAVATAMISDFITEENRGKAMAVMGSFIGLSFAASMVISPLMSAKWGLSSLFDLSAALSLLCIILLYTVVPKENKITHENEKTPFFHLIKQKNLALMNLTNFMQKMLMSIAFLSIPIILVKHLGFASDKLWIVYSASMVAGFIAMGFAGSLGEKRGLAKQILLLGIVFFILSYLFFTFSNSIDFFIIAVVIFFIGFNLHEPIMQSCASKFCKVHEKGAALGLFNAFGYGGSFIGGIIGGIFLHLDTLNLLAIILVILALIWLVALFFLKNPADFKNLYLPLETPLNFSTFGENLGVVDIYKNSKNLVVKFDSKLTSKEELEGKL; from the coding sequence ATGCTAAATAATGTCTTACCCTTATCTTTCATAGTTGGAACAAGATTTTTTGGGCTTTTTATAGTTTTGCCAGTTTTAAGTCTTTATGCTTTAAAACTTGAAGGTGCTAATGAATTTTTAGTGGGACTTTTAGTTGGTGTTTATGCCTTAACCCAAATGATTTTACAAATGCCTTTTGGGATTTTAAGTGATAAAATTGGTCGTAAAAAAACCATGCTCATTGGACTGATTATTTTTATAATAGGCTCTTTAATCTGCTCTTTTGCGGAAAATATCTACATCATGCTTTTAGGGAGAATGCTCCAAGGTGCAGGGGCCATTGGAGCAGTAGCTACAGCAATGATAAGTGATTTTATCACAGAAGAAAATCGTGGTAAAGCCATGGCGGTAATGGGTTCTTTTATAGGACTTAGTTTTGCAGCCTCTATGGTCATTTCTCCTCTAATGAGTGCAAAATGGGGTTTATCTAGCCTTTTTGATCTTAGTGCGGCTTTGTCTCTTTTATGTATAATTTTACTTTATACCGTTGTACCTAAAGAAAATAAAATCACTCATGAAAATGAAAAAACTCCTTTTTTTCATCTTATTAAACAAAAAAATTTAGCCCTTATGAATCTTACTAATTTCATGCAAAAAATGCTTATGAGTATAGCATTTTTAAGTATTCCTATTATTCTAGTAAAACATTTAGGCTTTGCTTCTGATAAACTTTGGATTGTTTATAGCGCTTCTATGGTAGCAGGTTTTATCGCTATGGGCTTTGCTGGAAGTTTAGGCGAAAAAAGAGGTTTAGCTAAACAAATTTTACTCTTAGGAATTGTTTTTTTCATACTTTCTTATCTTTTTTTTACTTTTAGTAATTCTATTGATTTTTTTATCATAGCAGTTGTGATTTTTTTTATAGGTTTTAATTTACATGAGCCTATTATGCAAAGTTGTGCATCAAAATTTTGTAAAGTTCATGAAAAAGGTGCAGCATTAGGGTTGTTTAATGCTTTTGGATATGGTGGAAGTTTTATAGGTGGTATTATCGGAGGGATATTTTTACATCTAGATACCTTAAATCTTTTAGCTATTATTTTAGTAATTTTAGCTCTAATTTGGCTTGTGGCATTATTTTTCTTAAAAAATCCAGCTGATTTTAAAAACCTTTATCTACCTTTAGAAACGCCTTTAAATTTCAGTACTTTTGGTGAAAATTTAGGGGTTGTAGATATTTATAAAAACTCTAAAAATCTTGTTGTTAAATTTGATAGCAAACTTACAAGTAAAGAAGAATTAGAAGGCAAATTATGA
- a CDS encoding phosphoribosyltransferase, whose translation MIFYSYEEFKEDVKILAKEIKKDFNPDALLAIARGGMSLGHSLAVALKTRQLFALNSIHYDNTKKLDTIEIFNIPDLSKHKKILLIDDIVDSGESLAEIKKVLLEKFPHIELKIATIFYKKTALLEPDFKVKEATEWVDFYWDINLD comes from the coding sequence ATGATATTTTACTCCTATGAAGAATTTAAAGAAGATGTAAAAATTCTTGCTAAAGAAATTAAAAAAGATTTTAATCCTGATGCACTTTTAGCTATAGCAAGAGGAGGGATGAGTTTAGGACACTCTTTAGCAGTGGCTTTAAAAACGCGTCAGCTTTTTGCTTTAAACTCAATTCATTACGATAATACAAAAAAACTTGATACTATTGAAATTTTCAACATTCCTGATTTAAGCAAGCACAAAAAAATTCTACTCATTGATGATATAGTAGATAGTGGAGAAAGTTTAGCAGAAATAAAAAAAGTTTTGCTTGAAAAATTTCCTCATATAGAACTTAAAATTGCAACCATTTTTTATAAAAAAACTGCTCTTTTAGAGCCTGATTTTAAAGTAAAAGAAGCTACTGAATGGGTGGATTTTTACTGGGATATAAATCTTGATTAA
- a CDS encoding nucleotidyltransferase, giving the protein MLNKELEIFKKNLSSYTQSCRKFFLKQGAFSLYHSKNMDNFIKKAYDIVLKDYFDDFSPPGDNIPFCVLASKAYANNSLCFNESISLIFVYKDIKAFHLKPMIKAFIEILNDAHLQIDSVILEFNGLYNASNELKTSIIQTRFICGSRILFKGIKTKFESILKENKNDFAKLLLENFKEFDIPFIKQEFNILKDFGGLNHLRSLESLLVLFKTSPKNYALNFIDEKNLSELRLAGDFLLSLKSAMNLLSAKDEDEFLLINVHDLSELMYKKAKKHFGANELLVQKALQSMHTIGFYTHFLAKQIQDGLNHTLKQEYKFKTLVEVLEYLLKLEDKQVIFDLHLVFALRRLKYGKKDIEKALILFEKIFYKRHSFCVLKLLLDSGILKDLCKPFWTVRFLSDEEGNYSFDEQVFLMLSEFEKYEDELEVLQKLKTDEKMILKLVILLSAIESENEISLAGIYRAYCSKFDLKNEILEWGLKIFKNNNALKDLVEKEDIYNPIVVSSLVSKLENLENLELLYTLTWLKAKALNYNAFYFRVLDKLLENAKQGFEDENLLEESARRVKKELTLKRSKIFLEQDEILQDKIIHIKSNLFIIKNTFEDIVMISKLAKENDFKFWFSNETNLSLQIVAPLHFNIAIILSSLTNLNLIFMNFFELFDDKIYLRFEYDNIISDEQKLKLCELLNSNLSGFNLKKIKKPIIKKEELKLDLNYSKMYAKLGLNTKDQQGLMAYLMNVFNELELVLCAAKIQTIRQRTRNIFIFQKNEKLEHSEQKLVNLLISE; this is encoded by the coding sequence TTGTTAAATAAAGAATTAGAAATTTTTAAAAAAAATCTTAGTTCCTATACCCAAAGTTGTAGAAAATTTTTTCTTAAGCAAGGGGCGTTTAGCTTATATCATTCTAAAAATATGGATAATTTCATAAAAAAAGCTTATGATATAGTTCTTAAAGATTATTTTGATGATTTTTCACCTCCAGGTGATAATATCCCTTTTTGTGTTTTAGCAAGCAAAGCATATGCAAATAATAGTCTTTGTTTTAATGAAAGTATTTCTTTGATTTTTGTTTATAAAGATATTAAGGCTTTTCATTTAAAACCTATGATTAAGGCTTTTATCGAAATTTTAAATGATGCGCATTTGCAAATTGACTCTGTTATCTTAGAATTTAACGGACTTTATAATGCTAGCAATGAGCTTAAGACTTCTATAATACAAACTCGTTTCATATGTGGTTCTAGGATTTTATTTAAAGGGATTAAGACAAAATTTGAGAGTATTTTAAAAGAAAATAAAAATGATTTTGCCAAGCTTTTGCTAGAAAATTTTAAAGAATTTGATATTCCATTTATAAAGCAGGAATTTAATATCTTAAAAGATTTTGGCGGATTAAATCATTTAAGATCCTTAGAGAGTTTGCTTGTTCTTTTTAAGACTTCTCCAAAAAATTATGCTTTAAATTTTATAGATGAAAAAAATTTAAGCGAGTTGCGTTTAGCTGGAGATTTTTTACTTTCTTTAAAATCAGCGATGAATTTATTAAGTGCTAAAGATGAGGATGAGTTTTTACTTATTAATGTTCATGATTTGAGTGAATTAATGTATAAAAAAGCTAAAAAACATTTTGGAGCAAATGAGTTGTTGGTTCAAAAGGCTTTACAAAGTATGCATACTATAGGTTTTTATACACACTTTTTAGCAAAGCAAATTCAAGATGGATTAAATCATACTCTTAAACAAGAATATAAATTTAAAACTCTTGTGGAAGTTTTAGAATACTTATTAAAACTTGAAGATAAACAGGTTATTTTCGATCTTCACTTGGTTTTTGCCCTAAGAAGATTGAAATACGGTAAAAAAGATATAGAAAAAGCTTTAATACTTTTTGAGAAAATTTTTTATAAAAGGCATAGTTTTTGTGTTTTAAAACTTTTGCTTGATAGTGGAATTTTAAAAGATTTATGCAAGCCTTTTTGGACAGTTCGTTTTTTAAGCGATGAAGAAGGAAATTATAGTTTTGATGAGCAAGTTTTTCTTATGTTAAGTGAATTTGAAAAATACGAAGATGAGCTTGAGGTACTCCAAAAACTTAAAACCGATGAAAAAATGATTTTAAAGCTTGTGATACTTTTAAGTGCTATAGAAAGTGAAAATGAAATTTCTTTAGCAGGCATATATAGAGCGTATTGTTCCAAATTTGATTTAAAGAATGAAATTTTAGAATGGGGTCTTAAAATATTTAAAAACAATAATGCCTTAAAAGATCTTGTAGAAAAAGAAGATATATACAATCCTATTGTTGTAAGTAGTTTGGTTTCTAAGCTAGAAAATTTAGAAAATTTAGAGCTTTTATATACTTTAACTTGGCTAAAGGCTAAGGCTTTAAATTATAATGCTTTTTATTTTAGAGTTCTTGATAAACTTTTAGAAAATGCAAAACAAGGTTTTGAAGATGAAAATCTACTTGAAGAAAGTGCAAGAAGGGTAAAAAAAGAATTAACACTTAAAAGAAGTAAGATTTTTTTAGAGCAAGATGAAATTTTGCAGGATAAAATCATACATATCAAATCAAATCTTTTTATTATAAAAAATACTTTTGAAGATATTGTTATGATTTCTAAATTAGCCAAAGAAAATGATTTTAAATTTTGGTTTAGTAATGAAACAAATCTTAGTTTGCAAATTGTTGCACCACTTCATTTTAATATTGCCATTATTTTAAGTTCTTTAACAAATTTAAATCTTATTTTTATGAATTTTTTTGAACTTTTTGATGATAAAATTTATTTAAGGTTTGAATATGATAATATTATCAGTGATGAGCAAAAACTAAAACTTTGTGAGCTTTTAAATTCAAATCTTTCTGGTTTTAATTTGAAAAAAATTAAAAAGCCAATCATTAAAAAAGAGGAGTTAAAATTAGACTTAAACTATTCTAAAATGTATGCCAAATTAGGTCTTAATACTAAAGATCAGCAAGGTTTAATGGCGTATTTGATGAATGTTTTTAATGAACTTGAACTTGTTTTATGTGCAGCAAAAATTCAAACCATAAGACAAAGGACGCGTAATATTTTTATTTTTCAAAAGAATGAAAAATTAGAACATAGCGAGCAAAAGTTAGTTAATTTATTAATAAGTGAGTAA
- a CDS encoding NCS2 family permease, with translation MDFFKLKENNTSFKTEVIAGLTTFLAMVYIIPVNSSIVGNTGMPIEALITATALITIVASAFNAFFANTPVAMSVGMGLNAYFTFAVCLGQNIAWQSALGAVFISSIIFLILSFTHFRLWVIRNIPKDLRLAICAGIGCFIAFLGLSQMGVIMHNKDTLVSIGNFKSPHVLFGIFTLALIIFFWAIKLRGAFILGVLVSSIIAWIFHLDNASFPVQIFSWPNFSMENGLGAIFLQLDIKSALNITMIPIILTFFITQLFDSIGTITGVGERGKIFDDPKNGEKKLSKTLMADATGSALGAMTGTSTVTAFVESTTGVESGGRTGLTALVVAICFAFTLFLLPLFKAIPANAIYPVLVMVGILMFMEVKNIDFKDSAIAVASFFTIIMMPFTYSITTGFAFGFLSYLLVRIFKREWDKINLGIIVLSLLSLGNFLLIALQ, from the coding sequence ATGGACTTTTTTAAACTCAAAGAAAACAATACGAGTTTTAAAACTGAAGTTATAGCAGGGCTTACTACTTTTTTGGCTATGGTTTACATTATCCCCGTAAATTCTAGCATAGTAGGAAATACAGGAATGCCCATAGAAGCTTTAATCACCGCAACAGCTTTAATCACCATAGTTGCAAGTGCTTTTAATGCTTTTTTTGCCAATACTCCTGTAGCTATGAGTGTAGGAATGGGTTTAAATGCTTATTTTACCTTTGCGGTTTGTTTAGGTCAAAACATAGCTTGGCAAAGTGCCTTAGGAGCTGTTTTTATTTCAAGTATTATTTTTCTCATACTTTCTTTTACGCATTTTCGTCTTTGGGTAATCCGCAATATCCCAAAAGATTTACGCCTTGCAATTTGTGCGGGCATAGGTTGTTTTATTGCATTTTTAGGCTTGAGTCAAATGGGTGTGATAATGCATAATAAAGATACTTTAGTCAGTATAGGAAATTTCAAAAGCCCTCATGTGCTTTTTGGAATTTTCACTCTAGCTTTAATCATCTTTTTTTGGGCTATAAAACTTCGCGGAGCTTTTATTTTGGGGGTATTAGTAAGCTCTATTATTGCTTGGATTTTCCATTTAGACAATGCAAGTTTTCCTGTGCAAATCTTTTCTTGGCCAAATTTTAGCATGGAAAATGGTTTAGGGGCCATCTTTTTACAACTTGATATCAAAAGTGCCTTAAATATTACTATGATACCTATAATTCTTACTTTTTTTATCACTCAACTTTTTGATAGCATAGGAACTATCACAGGTGTGGGTGAAAGAGGAAAGATTTTTGATGATCCCAAAAATGGAGAAAAAAAACTAAGCAAAACCTTAATGGCAGATGCAACAGGATCAGCCTTAGGAGCTATGACAGGCACTTCTACAGTTACAGCTTTTGTTGAAAGCACTACAGGAGTTGAAAGCGGAGGAAGAACGGGGCTTACAGCTTTAGTTGTAGCTATTTGTTTTGCTTTTACACTTTTTTTACTGCCACTTTTTAAAGCTATTCCTGCAAACGCAATATACCCAGTACTTGTAATGGTTGGAATTTTAATGTTCATGGAAGTTAAAAATATAGATTTTAAAGATAGTGCTATAGCCGTAGCAAGCTTTTTTACTATTATCATGATGCCTTTTACTTACTCCATCACCACAGGTTTTGCTTTTGGTTTTCTTTCTTATTTACTTGTAAGAATTTTTAAACGCGAATGGGATAAAATCAACCTTGGCATTATAGTTTTAAGTTTATTATCTTTGGGTAATTTTCTACTTATAGCACTACAATAA
- a CDS encoding ABC transporter substrate-binding protein, producing MKKIFLILALFFNAFALQLDEISSTMQKNIDASLKLLQDSKEDKKQAADGIFKLFDSIIDYKLMAKLSLSKNYSKLTPKEQEKFTTAFETSLKKSFTDKLSLYKDQVLKVKNGELKNEKRYFLTTSMVVDGEEKNIIFKFYNDNNNWLIYDVDVLGVSIVQTYRSQFGDILANQGFDALLQKLESIAIE from the coding sequence ATGAAAAAAATATTTCTAATCTTGGCTTTATTTTTTAATGCTTTTGCCTTACAGCTAGATGAAATTTCTAGTACTATGCAAAAAAACATTGATGCAAGCTTAAAACTTTTACAAGATAGCAAAGAAGACAAAAAACAAGCTGCTGATGGAATTTTTAAACTTTTTGATAGCATAATAGATTATAAACTCATGGCAAAACTCAGTCTTTCAAAAAATTATTCTAAATTAACCCCAAAAGAACAAGAAAAATTTACCACAGCCTTTGAAACAAGTCTTAAAAAAAGTTTTACCGATAAACTCAGTCTTTATAAAGATCAGGTTTTAAAGGTCAAAAATGGTGAGTTAAAAAATGAAAAACGCTATTTTTTAACTACTTCTATGGTAGTAGATGGGGAAGAAAAAAATATCATTTTTAAATTTTACAATGATAATAATAACTGGCTTATTTATGATGTAGATGTTTTAGGTGTGAGTATAGTACAAACTTATAGATCACAATTTGGAGATATTTTAGCCAACCAAGGCTTTGATGCCCTACTTCAAAAACTTGAAAGTATTGCCATAGAATAA
- the mqnE gene encoding aminofutalosine synthase MqnE: MKNLITKLENEERLNQEEANALWDLDLFTLGKYAHKKRTKLHGKKVYFNINRHINPTNICADTCKFCAFSAHRKNPNPYLMTHEEIMKIVDETVKRETKEVHIVSAHNKDTTWQWYLEIFKMIKEKYPNLHVKAMTAAEIDFLHRRFKMSYEEVIEKMLEYGVDSMPGGGAEIFDEEVRKKICHGKVSSENWLKIHKLWHEKGKQSNATMLFGHIEERHHRIDHMLRLRDLQDQTGGFNAFIPLVWQRDNSFIQTDKIMDSEEILKTIAIARLVLDNIKNIKAYWATMTLNLAMVAQEFGANDLDGTIEKESIQSAGGAKSAKGTSLKTFVDMIKTSNLIPVERDSLYNELKTY; this comes from the coding sequence ATGAAAAATTTAATTACCAAACTAGAAAATGAAGAAAGATTAAACCAAGAAGAAGCCAATGCACTTTGGGATCTAGATCTTTTTACCTTAGGCAAATACGCTCACAAAAAACGCACTAAACTTCATGGAAAAAAAGTCTATTTTAATATCAATCGTCATATCAATCCAACTAATATCTGTGCAGATACCTGTAAATTTTGTGCCTTTTCAGCACACCGAAAAAATCCTAATCCTTATTTGATGACTCATGAAGAAATCATGAAAATTGTTGATGAAACCGTAAAACGAGAAACTAAAGAAGTGCATATCGTTTCAGCTCACAACAAAGATACAACTTGGCAGTGGTATTTAGAAATTTTTAAAATGATAAAAGAAAAATATCCCAATCTTCATGTAAAAGCTATGACTGCTGCTGAGATTGATTTTTTACATCGCCGTTTTAAAATGAGCTATGAAGAAGTGATAGAAAAAATGCTTGAATACGGCGTTGATTCTATGCCTGGGGGTGGAGCTGAAATTTTTGATGAAGAAGTGCGTAAGAAAATTTGTCATGGAAAAGTTAGCAGTGAAAATTGGCTTAAAATTCATAAACTTTGGCATGAAAAAGGCAAGCAAAGTAATGCTACCATGCTTTTTGGGCATATAGAAGAAAGACATCACAGGATCGATCATATGTTAAGACTGCGTGATCTTCAAGATCAAACCGGTGGATTTAATGCTTTTATCCCTCTAGTTTGGCAAAGGGATAATAGCTTTATACAAACTGATAAAATCATGGATAGTGAAGAAATTTTAAAAACCATTGCCATTGCTCGTTTAGTGCTTGATAATATTAAAAATATCAAAGCTTACTGGGCAACAATGACTTTAAATTTAGCCATGGTAGCACAAGAATTTGGAGCTAATGATTTAGACGGTACCATAGAAAAAGAAAGCATACAGAGTGCAGGTGGTGCAAAATCTGCTAAAGGCACAAGTTTAAAAACTTTTGTCGATATGATAAAAACTTCAAATCTTATTCCTGTAGAACGCGATAGTTTATACAACGAGCTAAAAACCTACTAA
- a CDS encoding efflux RND transporter permease subunit, whose translation MFAKLLKFFISRPKSTFFGTLFICLFLSFFAFKLSVDASAESLLLEDDADLKTFREISKHYKSDNFLLLAFKPYDEKPFSNENLAKLKKLHEELEKAPLVERVFSIINAPLLQSSQNTDLKELLKNIPNIESQDINRTKARNEILNSPFYKNNIISKDGKVTGLIIYLKPDTVYNNLIEKRDLATDEKEKDQIRLAIKEHQDKQKVITKQSLDTIKSIVRNYEKNKDTLYLGGVSMIADDMIAYIKSDLVLYGVSLVFLLGLALYYFFRSWRFVFLPLFICFISLSAASGVFALLNFQITVISSNYVALVLIITLSVVVHLITHFIESTQNHPKAKVERIVLETLLAKANPSLYAIVTTMIGFFSLILSNIEPIIKLGIMMSIGIGLALIFSYLFLASILVLLKPKNYHKKEFKFNLLAFCAKTALDPKKRRMIYGISVLAIILALIGISKLRVENSFVNYFKDGSEIKKGLLVIDKNLGGTLPLEVIIRFPNNKNDQNTSDTLDSFESEFENLATQETYWFDSKKTRIAKKVHEFLENKEFVGSVLSLNSLLTLGKNINDGKELDDFALAFLNENLPAKFKQDLLSPFVSIENNELRFSMRIVDSDPNLRRNKFLIDLKKQLNELVKNDGVEVQITGIMVLYNNMLQSLFSSQFDTLIFVILAIFILFIIVFRDLKFSVAAIFVNVIPLSVVFALMGLLGIPLDMMSITIAAIAIGIGVDDAIHYIYRFREEIKNKSLEEAIMISHLSIGSALYYTTISIVLGFSVMVSSNFIPTIYFGILTVFVMILLLSGSLFLLPSFLITIYSKKTKFPNQHKEHILKQ comes from the coding sequence ATGTTTGCAAAGCTTTTAAAGTTTTTTATTTCTCGTCCAAAAAGTACTTTTTTTGGAACCTTGTTTATATGCCTGTTTTTAAGCTTTTTTGCTTTTAAGCTTAGTGTAGATGCAAGTGCTGAAAGTTTACTTTTGGAAGATGATGCAGATTTAAAAACTTTTAGAGAAATTTCAAAACATTATAAAAGTGATAATTTTTTACTTTTAGCCTTCAAACCCTATGATGAAAAACCTTTTTCAAATGAAAATTTAGCCAAATTAAAAAAACTTCATGAAGAATTAGAAAAGGCTCCTTTAGTAGAACGCGTTTTTAGTATCATCAATGCCCCTTTGCTTCAAAGTTCTCAAAATACGGATTTAAAAGAACTTTTAAAAAATATCCCAAACATAGAAAGCCAAGATATAAACCGCACAAAAGCCCGAAATGAAATTTTAAATAGTCCCTTTTATAAAAATAATATCATCTCAAAAGATGGAAAAGTAACAGGGCTTATTATTTACTTAAAGCCTGATACAGTTTATAATAATCTTATAGAAAAACGCGATCTTGCTACCGATGAAAAAGAAAAAGATCAAATTCGTCTTGCCATAAAAGAACATCAAGACAAGCAAAAAGTTATCACGAAACAAAGTCTAGATACTATTAAAAGCATAGTTCGAAATTATGAAAAAAATAAAGATACGCTCTACCTTGGTGGCGTAAGCATGATCGCTGATGATATGATAGCTTATATAAAATCTGATCTTGTGCTTTATGGTGTTTCTCTTGTATTTTTACTAGGACTTGCACTTTATTATTTTTTCCGTTCATGGCGCTTTGTTTTTTTACCTCTTTTTATTTGTTTTATAAGCTTAAGTGCGGCTAGTGGAGTTTTTGCACTTTTAAATTTTCAAATCACGGTTATTTCATCAAATTACGTTGCTTTGGTTTTAATTATCACCTTAAGTGTAGTTGTTCATTTGATCACGCATTTTATCGAAAGCACCCAAAATCATCCCAAAGCTAAAGTTGAGCGCATAGTGCTTGAAACCTTACTAGCCAAAGCAAATCCTAGCCTTTATGCCATTGTTACAACAATGATAGGATTTTTTTCTTTAATCCTATCAAATATCGAACCTATCATAAAACTTGGTATTATGATGAGTATAGGTATAGGTTTAGCTCTTATCTTTAGTTATTTATTTTTAGCAAGTATCTTGGTTCTTTTAAAACCAAAAAATTATCATAAAAAAGAGTTTAAATTTAATCTTTTAGCCTTTTGTGCCAAAACCGCTCTTGATCCTAAAAAACGTCGCATGATTTATGGAATTTCAGTTCTTGCTATAATCTTAGCTTTAATAGGCATTTCAAAACTCAGGGTTGAAAATTCTTTTGTCAATTATTTCAAAGATGGTAGTGAAATCAAAAAAGGACTTTTGGTTATTGATAAAAATCTAGGTGGAACCTTGCCTTTAGAAGTGATCATTCGTTTTCCAAATAATAAAAACGATCAAAATACAAGCGATACTCTTGATAGTTTTGAAAGTGAATTTGAAAATTTAGCCACACAAGAAACTTATTGGTTTGACTCTAAAAAAACACGCATTGCAAAAAAAGTTCATGAATTTTTAGAAAACAAAGAATTTGTAGGCTCGGTTTTAAGTCTTAATAGTCTTTTAACCCTGGGGAAAAATATCAACGATGGAAAAGAGTTAGATGATTTTGCTCTTGCATTTTTAAATGAGAATTTACCTGCTAAATTTAAACAAGACTTACTCTCACCTTTTGTAAGTATAGAAAATAACGAGTTAAGATTTAGCATGCGTATTGTTGATTCTGATCCGAATTTAAGACGTAATAAGTTTTTAATAGATCTTAAAAAACAGCTTAACGAGCTTGTAAAAAACGATGGAGTAGAAGTGCAAATCACAGGCATAATGGTGCTTTATAATAATATGCTTCAAAGTCTTTTTTCATCGCAATTTGATACTCTTATATTTGTAATTTTAGCTATTTTTATACTTTTTATCATTGTTTTTAGAGATTTAAAATTTTCAGTTGCGGCTATATTCGTAAATGTTATTCCTTTAAGCGTGGTTTTTGCTCTTATGGGACTTTTAGGTATTCCTTTGGATATGATGAGTATCACTATAGCTGCTATTGCTATAGGTATAGGCGTTGATGATGCTATACATTATATTTATCGTTTTAGAGAAGAAATTAAAAACAAAAGCCTAGAAGAAGCCATTATGATTTCTCACCTTAGTATAGGTTCGGCACTTTATTATACCACAATTAGCATAGTTTTAGGTTTTAGTGTTATGGTGAGTAGTAATTTCATTCCAACAATTTATTTTGGAATTTTAACCGTTTTTGTAATGATTTTGCTTTTAAGTGGAAGTTTGTTCTTATTACCAAGCTTTTTAATCACTATTTATTCTAAGAAAACCAAGTTTCCAAACCAACATAAAGAGCATATATTAAAACAATAA
- the rdgB gene encoding RdgB/HAM1 family non-canonical purine NTP pyrophosphatase: MKIILATSNKHKVLELKEILKDFEIYAFDEVLMPFEIEENGKTFKENALIKARAVFNALDEKQKKDFIALSDDSGICVDVLEGNPGIYSARFSGKGDDKSNRDKLVNEMIKKGFKQSKAHYVAAIAMVGLMGEFSTHGTMHGKVIDTEKGENGFGYDSLFIPKGFDKTLAQLSVDEKNNISHRFKALELAKIILKILNKG; the protein is encoded by the coding sequence ATGAAGATTATCCTAGCTACGAGCAATAAGCATAAGGTTTTAGAACTTAAAGAAATTTTGAAAGATTTTGAAATTTATGCCTTTGATGAAGTTTTAATGCCTTTTGAGATTGAAGAAAATGGAAAAACTTTTAAAGAAAACGCCTTGATTAAAGCAAGAGCAGTTTTTAATGCTTTGGATGAAAAGCAAAAAAAAGATTTTATCGCTTTAAGTGATGATAGTGGCATTTGTGTAGATGTTTTAGAAGGAAATCCAGGAATTTATTCTGCTCGATTTAGCGGTAAGGGCGATGATAAAAGTAACCGTGATAAACTTGTCAATGAAATGATAAAAAAAGGTTTTAAACAAAGTAAGGCGCATTATGTTGCTGCTATTGCTATGGTAGGTTTGATGGGGGAATTTAGTACGCATGGAACCATGCATGGAAAAGTAATAGATACAGAAAAAGGTGAAAATGGTTTTGGTTATGATAGCCTTTTTATTCCAAAGGGTTTTGATAAAACCTTAGCCCAGCTTAGCGTGGATGAGAAGAATAATATCTCTCATCGTTTTAAAGCTTTAGAGCTTGCAAAAATCATTTTAAAGATTTTAAATAAAGGATAA